Proteins co-encoded in one Corylus avellana chromosome ca9, CavTom2PMs-1.0 genomic window:
- the LOC132191770 gene encoding E3 ubiquitin-protein ligase RZFP34-like yields the protein MESILEPQMSSNENYHKEDEGNVELESDHFGCMHYRRRCKIRAPCCDEIFDCRHCHNESKNSMEVDPFDRHDVPRHDLKRVICSLCGTEQDVQQKCIQCGVCMGKYFCDKCKFFDDDVSKKQYHCDECGICRTGGKENFFHCNTCGCCYPTMLKDSHSCVEKAMHHNCPVCFEFLFDTMKDITVLRCGHTIHLECVKEMERHYQYSCPVCSKSYCDMSRVWEKLDQEVASTPMPQMYQNKMVWILCNDCGKTSEVNFHILAHKCLECKSYNTRRTRGGPASCSSRIAEMAR from the exons ATGGAGAGCATTTTGGAGCCCCAGATGTCCTCTAATGAAAATTATCATAAGGAAGATGAGGGTAATGTGGAGCTGGAATCTGACCATTTTGG gtgcATGCATTATAGACGGAGATGCAAGATCAGAGCACCTTGTTGCGATGAGATATTCGATTGTAGGCATTGCCATAACGAATCTAAG AATTCAATGGAAGTCGATCCTTTCGATCGCCACGACGTTCCTCGCCATGATTTGAAAAGG GTAATCTGCTCCTTGTGTGGTACAGAGCAAGAT GTTCAACAGAAGTGCATTCAATGTGGGGTTTGCATGGGGAAATACTTTTGTGACAAATGCAAGTTCTTTGATGACGAT GTTTCAAAGAAGCAATACCATTGTGATGAATGTGGTATATGCAG AACTGGAGGCAAGGAGAACTTTTTCCACTGTAATACATGTG GATGTTGCTATCCAACAATGTTGAAAGATTCACACAGTTGTGTTGAAAAAGCAATGCACCACAATTGCCCGGTTTGCTTTGAG TTTCTgtttgataccatgaaagacATTACGGTTTTGCGTTGTGGACACACCATACATTTGGAATGTGTGAAAGAGATGGAACGGCATTACCA GTACTCATGCCCTGTTTGCTCAAAATCCTATTGTGATATGTCTCGCGTGTGGGAAAAACTTGATCAGGAG GTTGCATCAACACCTATGCCTCAGATGTATCAAAATAAGATG GTTTGGATCCTCTGCAACGACTGTGGGAAAACATCTGAGGTGAATTTCCACATTTTGGCGCACAAGTGCTTAGAATGCAAATCCTACAACACAAGGCGGACGCGAGGAGGGCCTGCTTCATGCTCATCAAGGATTGCTGAGATGGCGAGATGA